Proteins from a genomic interval of Desulfobulbaceae bacterium:
- a CDS encoding prepilin-type N-terminal cleavage/methylation domain-containing protein, whose translation MARSLRSQQGFTLIEIIAVLVLLGILAAVAVPKYMDLTVEATNKAVDAAVAELSSREAMIFGKVLLSSAGYTNDASVTGHADYTTDLGADFTWAVAASATGGTITLKGTDVVLTRTASTATQPGRWIRP comes from the coding sequence ATGGCGAGAAGTTTACGTTCCCAGCAGGGTTTTACACTCATCGAGATAATAGCGGTACTTGTTTTGCTGGGAATTCTTGCGGCTGTGGCAGTACCAAAATATATGGATTTAACGGTTGAAGCTACCAATAAGGCGGTTGACGCCGCAGTTGCTGAGTTGAGTTCCAGGGAGGCTATGATCTTTGGTAAGGTTTTGCTCTCCTCTGCTGGTTATACTAATGATGCCTCTGTTACAGGTCATGCTGACTATACTACCGATTTGGGTGCTGACTTTACCTGGGCAGTTGCTGCTTCTGCAACTGGTGGCACCATAACTCTGAAAGGTACAGATGTGGTGTTAACTCGAACTGCCTCAACAGCAACTCAACCTGGGCGCTGGATCAGGCCGTAG